A single Dunckerocampus dactyliophorus isolate RoL2022-P2 chromosome 2, RoL_Ddac_1.1, whole genome shotgun sequence DNA region contains:
- the myripa gene encoding rab effector MyRIP isoform X1 has protein sequence MGRKLDLSGLSDNEAEHVLQVVQRDMRLRKKEEERLSELKQELDEEGSRCLLLSRQRCFNQRCCIRCCAPFSFLLNPKRQCHDCLYNVCKACRLYSKHDKAWLCCACQKSRLLKQQSLEWFYAHVKGRFKRFGSAKVLKTIYRRHLVEHSALSELTEGSTYEESICNEGSVCGSDATFYRQTEEHSMAETLTVAFRVAEEAIDEAICNAEFDIASQVENENEAHYLREHRGELIEELAKTIMQKIISRRKTLTDMRDEYEHDRELEHLGLHHRGDQASITFNHLKGLWRSQSAFSLMDDNIPKGLTQDAHQTLPKESSGSAVTSWTSVDRLENSGVSSVLKSPDGNWIALQSGQLSRPSLLAKRKSLVYSALERESGAVSAYEGMDSDNEAKPELDTSWGAILQEFHRKLTGSKVKHEPDNRARSDSEGQLKKSPLDVFRKQAPTEMKRPPLSCRTTVIDVNFNMKAEESGAASEVLAGKAKRSRKKRSKRRATLPGPLLDHNRRDGQSRSPSDAESPDTLTPEAITPNPLDQKSDTLEHGTHQVDQELTIDGHQDEGHVSDSLLRDEAKDDDDDEAQEVEMRNKEEEDGSMAVDGVRAEEVEEEEVKSRLYKLVAQSRLSYFSSTDDELDRAGRSEDDGGYDEGQEEEESEEKTGGLTHKICQLEEEVQASMLSSTEDELDRVTDEEKKEAEEEEEEELAVKVCRLATEVGAAQFSSTEDELDREDVIHEETLWRLQEDKAAQAAQVRHLASLVSASQFSSTEDELDRVGEDEAEMKQGGEGQESASEELSEDLECWESWESMGDVEAEMFDLRKQNEEHAPERMTENVQDCQDQHGEVDIEESDDRMFEDKDEMVFASHKDARWSEQTVIGQEHPPEVKMSDQRGEEGQEEEQDILGGGENSLETQWEMASASGDEDAEFDRIINSMLMMTLEDMQKLDQQSKDAKTDKEWNKDTSETTKKRDEDMKTDKDSNGDARMADEKEYDTNANEERKEDTDTDMKTKGDLKTDDERKGDTKTEQSRNEYPKMEQDRNKNAETQEWKENVKTDSDSNKIAKGEEKNEDETSKGRNKDMKTDAEKEEHSKTVDEDKQTDIEKHKDAKINTERKDNTKTCKDGNKDKKKDDERKEDTKTSERKNEDVKAEKDRHTDPKTDKEHKGLADRQDKEKLDNAKTENKKKEDIKTDMDRSMDEKSNNEDRKTDETQDAKEVQVDHTSLLEDPNAQTFGDYCKAHESADLSLSRPSSPLTDNKDTGQVDSKMSPDCPTVEDKEDIEDVEEGFLSPEDIRNKYSAASLCSITTEVLKVLNATEELLQGVEGRDSRRPSTSFLPANADPKKLDQHFSSLEEKVYVAAGSVYGVEAELSELEERARDVSSATSNMELSFLEEQVASAAARVHQSELQVNDISARIAALQSAGLNVDPQSRVAKTRTVPVMPLTLSSSRQLRRRLPALPRRDNTKEMIIDPRTREKEPHKPLFIDETEVERVKTFKFLGTHISEDLTWSHNTQQVIKKSQRRTS, from the exons ATGGGCCGCAAGTTGGATCTGTCAGGCCTCAGCGACAACGAGGCTGAGCATGTGCTACAGGTAGTGCAGCGCGACATGAGGTTGCGCAAGAAAGAGGAGGAGCGGCTCAG CGAACTGAAGCAGGAGCTGGACGAGGAGGGCAGTCGCTGCCTACTGCTGTCACGGCAGCGTTGCTTCAACCAGCGCTGCTGCATCCGCTGCTGCGCCCCCTTCAGCTTTCTGCTCAACCCCAAGCGCCAGTGTCACGACTGCCTGTACAACGTGTGCAAGGCCTGCAGGCTCTACAGCAAGCACGACAAAGCCTGGCTCTGCTGCGCCTGCCAGAAGAGCAG GCTGTTAAAGCAGCAATCGCTGGAGTGGTTCTACGCCCATGTCAAGGGACGCTTCAAGAGGTTCGGCAGCGCCAAAGTGCTGAAAACCATTTACAGGAGACACTTGGTGGAGCACAGCGCTCTTTCAGAGCTCACAG AGGGCAGCACCTACGAGGAGAGCATCTGCAATGAAGGCAGCGTCTGTGGCAGCGATGCCACCTTCTACAGACAAACTGAAG AGCACAGCATGGCCGAGACACTCACTGTGGCCTTTCGGGTGGCCGAGGAGGCCATAGACGAGGCCATTTGCAACGCTGAGTTTGACATTGCAAGTCAGGTT GAGAATGAGAATGAAGCACACTACCTGCGTGAGCACAGAGGAGAGCTCATTGAGGAACTGGCCAAGACAATCatgcaaaaa ATCATCTCTAGGAGGAAGACCTTGACTGACATGAGGGACGAGTACGAGCACGACAGAGAGCTTGAGCACCTCGGCCTCCATCACCGTGGCGACCAGGCCAGCATCACCTTTAATCACCTCAAAGGCCTCTGG AGGTCACAGTCTGCCTTCTCGCTGATGGATGACAACATTCCAAAAGGTCTCACTCAAGATGCTCATCAGACGTTACCTAAGGAATCAAGCGGCTCAGCTGTGACGTCTTGGACAAGTGTAGACCGTCTTGAAAACTCTG GTGTGTCCTCAGTGCTGAAGAGCCCGGATGGGAACTGGATCGCCCTGCAGAGCGGCCAGTTGTCACGGCCTAGCCTGCTGGCCAAGAGGAAGAGTCTGGTCTACAGCGCTCTGGAGAGGGAGTCTGGAGCGGTGTCCGCTTACGAGGGCATGGACTCTGACAACGAAGCCAAACCTGAGTTGGACACCTCCTGGGGAGCCATCCTGCAGGAATTCCACAGGAAGCTCACAGGCTCTAAAGTCAAGCATGAACCCGACAACAGAGCTCGCTCAGATTCTGAGGGGCAACTTAAAAAGTCCCCACTGGATGTGTTTAGGAAGCAGGCACCCACTGAGATGAAGCGGCCACCATTGTCCTGTCGGACCACCGTCATCGACGTTAACTTCAACATGAAGGCGGAGGAGAGCGGAGCGGCAAGTGAGGTTTTGGCCGGAAAAGCGAAGAGATCACGGAAGAAAAGAAGTAAAAGAAGGGCAACTCTTCCTGGACCTCTGCTA GATCACAACAGGAGGGATGGCCAGTCCCGTTCTCCCTCTGATGCCGAGAGTCCTGACACTTTAACACCTGAAGCCATCACTCCTAATCCGTTAGACCAAAAAAGTGACACCCTTGAACATGGAACGCATCAAGTGGACCAGGAGTTGACGATAGATGGGCACCAAGATGAGGGACACGTGTCAGATTCCTTACTCAGAGATGAAGCaaaagatgatgatgacgatgaagcACAGGAGGTGGAAATGAGAAATAAAGAAGAGGAAGATGGGAGTATGGCTGTGGATGGAGTGAGAGCAGAGGAggtagaggaagaggaggtcAAATCCAGGTTGTACAAGCTGGTAGCACAGTCAAGACTATCCTACTTCTCGTCCACTGATGATGAGCTGGACCGAGCAGGGAGAAGTGAAGATGATGGAGGGTATGATGAAGgtcaggaggaagaggagagcgaggaaaagacaggaggaCTAACCCACAAAATCTGCCAGCTGGAGGAGGAAGTCCAAGCCAGCATGTTGTCCTCCACCGAGGACGAGCTGGACAGAGTCACAGATGAAGAGAAGAAGGAAgcggaagaagaggaggaggaggagctggcGGTGAAAGTGTGCAGGTTGGCCACCGAAGTCGGCGCCGCCCAATTTTCATCCACCGAGGATGAGCTGGATCGGGAGGATGTGATTCACGAGGAGACGCTGTGGAGGCTGCAGGAGGACAAGGCGGCACAGGCAGCACAGGTACGCCACCTGGCCAGTCTGGTCAGTGCTTCCCAGTTCTCCTCCACTGAGGACGAACTGGATCGAGTTGGTGAAGATGAAGCAGAGATGAAGCAGGGAGGAGAAGGACAGGAGAGTGCAAGTGAAGAACTGTCTGAGGATCTAGAATGTTGGGAAAGTTGGGAATCCATGGGAGACGTAGAGGCAGAGATGTTTGATTTAAGGAAACAAAATGAGGAGCATGCTCCAGAAAGAATGACTGAGAACGTTCAAGATTGTCAGGACCAGCACGGTGAAGTAGACATAGAGGAATCTGATGACAGGATGTTTGAGGACAAAGATGAGATGGTTTTTGCATCACACAAGGATGCGAGATGGTCAGAGCAGACAGTAATTGGGCAAGAACATCCGCCAGAGGTGAAGATGTCAGACCaaagaggagaagaaggacaggAGGAGGAACAGGATATCCTTGGAGGAGGAGAGAACAGTCTTGAGACACAGTGGGAGATGGCCTCGGCCAGTGGGGACGAAGACGCCGAGTTTGACAGAATCATCAACAGCATGTTGATGATGACACTGGAGGACATGCAGAAACTAGACCAGCAAAGCAAGGATGCAAAGACAGACAAGGAGTGGAACAAGGACACAAGTGAGACAACCAAGAAGAGGGATGAGGACATGAAGACAGATAAGGACAGCAATGGTGATGCAAGGATGGCCGATGAGAAGGAATACGATACAAATGCAAATGAAGAGAGGAAAGaagacacagacacagacatgAAGACAAAGGGCGATCTAAAGACAGACGACGAGAGGAAAGGAGACACAAAGACAGAACAAAGCAGAAATGAGTATCCAAAGATGGAGCAGGACAGGAACAAGAATGCCGAGACACAGGAGTGGAAAGAAAATGTCAAGACGGATAGTGACAGCAACAAGATTGCAAAGGGAGAGGAGAAGAATGAGGATGAGACAAGTAAAGGAAGGAACAAGGATATGAAGACAGATGCTGAGAAGGAAGAGCATTCAAAGACAGTTGATGAGGACAAGCAGACAGACATAGAAAAGCATAAGGATGCAAAAATCAACACAGAGAGGAAAGACAATACCAAAACATGCAAGGACGGGAACAAGGATAAGAAGAAAGATGATGAAAGGAAAGAAGACACAAAGACAAGTGAGAGGAAGAACGAGGATGTGAAGGCGGAGAAGGACAGACACACGGACCCAAAGACAGACAAGGAGCACAAAGGACTTGCTGACAGACAAGACAAGGAGAAGCTAGACAATGCAAAgacagagaataagaagaaagaagacataAAGACCGATATGGACAGGAGCATGGATGAAAAGTCCAACAATGAGGACAGAAAGACAGACGAGACACAAGATGCAAAAGAGGTCCAAGTGGACCACACGAGCCTGCTTGAAGATCCAAACGCGCAAACTTTTGGAGATTATTGTAAAGCACATGAAAGTGCTGATCTTTCACTCAGTCGTCCATCGAGTCCTTTAACTGATAATAAAGACACAGGCCAGGTCGACAGCAAAATGTCCCCTGATTGTCCAACAGTCGAGGACAAAGAGGACATTGAGGACGTCGAGGAGGGATTCCTGTCACCAGAGGACATCAGAAAT AAATACTCAGCAGCGTCCCTATGCAGCATCACCACTGAGGTTCTGAAGGTGCTCAATGCCACCGAGGAGCTCCTACAGGGGGTAGAGGGCCGGGATAGCCGCCGACCTTCCACTTCTTTTTTGCCTGCCAATGCTGACCCAAAGAAACTGGATCAACACTTCTCCAGCCTGGAAGAGAAA GTGTACGTGGCAGCGGGGTCAGTCTACGGCGTGGAGGCGGAACTTAGCGAATTGGAGGAGCGTGCCAGGGATGTCTCCAGCGCCACGTCCAATATGGAGCTGTCCTTCCTGGAGGAGCAGGTGGCATCGGCCGCCGCTAGAGTTCATCAATCTGAGCTACAG GTCAATGACATCTCAGCCAGGATCGCCGCCCTGCAGAGTGCCGGTCTCAACGTGGACCCACAGTCCCGCGTTGCCAAGACCAGGACGGTCCCAGTCATG CCTCTCACCCTGAGCTCATCCAGACAGCTGAGGAGACGACTGCCTGCGCTCCCACGTCGAG ataacactaaagagatgatcatcgacccaagaacaagggaaaaggagccgcataaacccctgtttattgatgagactgaagtggagagggtgaaaaccttcaagttccttggcacacacatcagcgaggacctcacctggtctcacaacacccaacaagttatcaagaagtcccaaaggaggacttcctga
- the myripa gene encoding rab effector MyRIP isoform X2 — protein MGRKLDLSGLSDNEAEHVLQVVQRDMRLRKKEEERLSELKQELDEEGSRCLLLSRQRCFNQRCCIRCCAPFSFLLNPKRQCHDCLYNVCKACRLYSKHDKAWLCCACQKSRLLKQQSLEWFYAHVKGRFKRFGSAKVLKTIYRRHLVEHSALSELTEGSTYEESICNEGSVCGSDATFYRQTEEHSMAETLTVAFRVAEEAIDEAICNAEFDIASQENENEAHYLREHRGELIEELAKTIMQKIISRRKTLTDMRDEYEHDRELEHLGLHHRGDQASITFNHLKGLWRSQSAFSLMDDNIPKGLTQDAHQTLPKESSGSAVTSWTSVDRLENSGVSSVLKSPDGNWIALQSGQLSRPSLLAKRKSLVYSALERESGAVSAYEGMDSDNEAKPELDTSWGAILQEFHRKLTGSKVKHEPDNRARSDSEGQLKKSPLDVFRKQAPTEMKRPPLSCRTTVIDVNFNMKAEESGAASEVLAGKAKRSRKKRSKRRATLPGPLLDHNRRDGQSRSPSDAESPDTLTPEAITPNPLDQKSDTLEHGTHQVDQELTIDGHQDEGHVSDSLLRDEAKDDDDDEAQEVEMRNKEEEDGSMAVDGVRAEEVEEEEVKSRLYKLVAQSRLSYFSSTDDELDRAGRSEDDGGYDEGQEEEESEEKTGGLTHKICQLEEEVQASMLSSTEDELDRVTDEEKKEAEEEEEEELAVKVCRLATEVGAAQFSSTEDELDREDVIHEETLWRLQEDKAAQAAQVRHLASLVSASQFSSTEDELDRVGEDEAEMKQGGEGQESASEELSEDLECWESWESMGDVEAEMFDLRKQNEEHAPERMTENVQDCQDQHGEVDIEESDDRMFEDKDEMVFASHKDARWSEQTVIGQEHPPEVKMSDQRGEEGQEEEQDILGGGENSLETQWEMASASGDEDAEFDRIINSMLMMTLEDMQKLDQQSKDAKTDKEWNKDTSETTKKRDEDMKTDKDSNGDARMADEKEYDTNANEERKEDTDTDMKTKGDLKTDDERKGDTKTEQSRNEYPKMEQDRNKNAETQEWKENVKTDSDSNKIAKGEEKNEDETSKGRNKDMKTDAEKEEHSKTVDEDKQTDIEKHKDAKINTERKDNTKTCKDGNKDKKKDDERKEDTKTSERKNEDVKAEKDRHTDPKTDKEHKGLADRQDKEKLDNAKTENKKKEDIKTDMDRSMDEKSNNEDRKTDETQDAKEVQVDHTSLLEDPNAQTFGDYCKAHESADLSLSRPSSPLTDNKDTGQVDSKMSPDCPTVEDKEDIEDVEEGFLSPEDIRNKYSAASLCSITTEVLKVLNATEELLQGVEGRDSRRPSTSFLPANADPKKLDQHFSSLEEKVYVAAGSVYGVEAELSELEERARDVSSATSNMELSFLEEQVASAAARVHQSELQVNDISARIAALQSAGLNVDPQSRVAKTRTVPVMPLTLSSSRQLRRRLPALPRRDNTKEMIIDPRTREKEPHKPLFIDETEVERVKTFKFLGTHISEDLTWSHNTQQVIKKSQRRTS, from the exons ATGGGCCGCAAGTTGGATCTGTCAGGCCTCAGCGACAACGAGGCTGAGCATGTGCTACAGGTAGTGCAGCGCGACATGAGGTTGCGCAAGAAAGAGGAGGAGCGGCTCAG CGAACTGAAGCAGGAGCTGGACGAGGAGGGCAGTCGCTGCCTACTGCTGTCACGGCAGCGTTGCTTCAACCAGCGCTGCTGCATCCGCTGCTGCGCCCCCTTCAGCTTTCTGCTCAACCCCAAGCGCCAGTGTCACGACTGCCTGTACAACGTGTGCAAGGCCTGCAGGCTCTACAGCAAGCACGACAAAGCCTGGCTCTGCTGCGCCTGCCAGAAGAGCAG GCTGTTAAAGCAGCAATCGCTGGAGTGGTTCTACGCCCATGTCAAGGGACGCTTCAAGAGGTTCGGCAGCGCCAAAGTGCTGAAAACCATTTACAGGAGACACTTGGTGGAGCACAGCGCTCTTTCAGAGCTCACAG AGGGCAGCACCTACGAGGAGAGCATCTGCAATGAAGGCAGCGTCTGTGGCAGCGATGCCACCTTCTACAGACAAACTGAAG AGCACAGCATGGCCGAGACACTCACTGTGGCCTTTCGGGTGGCCGAGGAGGCCATAGACGAGGCCATTTGCAACGCTGAGTTTGACATTGCAAGTCAG GAGAATGAGAATGAAGCACACTACCTGCGTGAGCACAGAGGAGAGCTCATTGAGGAACTGGCCAAGACAATCatgcaaaaa ATCATCTCTAGGAGGAAGACCTTGACTGACATGAGGGACGAGTACGAGCACGACAGAGAGCTTGAGCACCTCGGCCTCCATCACCGTGGCGACCAGGCCAGCATCACCTTTAATCACCTCAAAGGCCTCTGG AGGTCACAGTCTGCCTTCTCGCTGATGGATGACAACATTCCAAAAGGTCTCACTCAAGATGCTCATCAGACGTTACCTAAGGAATCAAGCGGCTCAGCTGTGACGTCTTGGACAAGTGTAGACCGTCTTGAAAACTCTG GTGTGTCCTCAGTGCTGAAGAGCCCGGATGGGAACTGGATCGCCCTGCAGAGCGGCCAGTTGTCACGGCCTAGCCTGCTGGCCAAGAGGAAGAGTCTGGTCTACAGCGCTCTGGAGAGGGAGTCTGGAGCGGTGTCCGCTTACGAGGGCATGGACTCTGACAACGAAGCCAAACCTGAGTTGGACACCTCCTGGGGAGCCATCCTGCAGGAATTCCACAGGAAGCTCACAGGCTCTAAAGTCAAGCATGAACCCGACAACAGAGCTCGCTCAGATTCTGAGGGGCAACTTAAAAAGTCCCCACTGGATGTGTTTAGGAAGCAGGCACCCACTGAGATGAAGCGGCCACCATTGTCCTGTCGGACCACCGTCATCGACGTTAACTTCAACATGAAGGCGGAGGAGAGCGGAGCGGCAAGTGAGGTTTTGGCCGGAAAAGCGAAGAGATCACGGAAGAAAAGAAGTAAAAGAAGGGCAACTCTTCCTGGACCTCTGCTA GATCACAACAGGAGGGATGGCCAGTCCCGTTCTCCCTCTGATGCCGAGAGTCCTGACACTTTAACACCTGAAGCCATCACTCCTAATCCGTTAGACCAAAAAAGTGACACCCTTGAACATGGAACGCATCAAGTGGACCAGGAGTTGACGATAGATGGGCACCAAGATGAGGGACACGTGTCAGATTCCTTACTCAGAGATGAAGCaaaagatgatgatgacgatgaagcACAGGAGGTGGAAATGAGAAATAAAGAAGAGGAAGATGGGAGTATGGCTGTGGATGGAGTGAGAGCAGAGGAggtagaggaagaggaggtcAAATCCAGGTTGTACAAGCTGGTAGCACAGTCAAGACTATCCTACTTCTCGTCCACTGATGATGAGCTGGACCGAGCAGGGAGAAGTGAAGATGATGGAGGGTATGATGAAGgtcaggaggaagaggagagcgaggaaaagacaggaggaCTAACCCACAAAATCTGCCAGCTGGAGGAGGAAGTCCAAGCCAGCATGTTGTCCTCCACCGAGGACGAGCTGGACAGAGTCACAGATGAAGAGAAGAAGGAAgcggaagaagaggaggaggaggagctggcGGTGAAAGTGTGCAGGTTGGCCACCGAAGTCGGCGCCGCCCAATTTTCATCCACCGAGGATGAGCTGGATCGGGAGGATGTGATTCACGAGGAGACGCTGTGGAGGCTGCAGGAGGACAAGGCGGCACAGGCAGCACAGGTACGCCACCTGGCCAGTCTGGTCAGTGCTTCCCAGTTCTCCTCCACTGAGGACGAACTGGATCGAGTTGGTGAAGATGAAGCAGAGATGAAGCAGGGAGGAGAAGGACAGGAGAGTGCAAGTGAAGAACTGTCTGAGGATCTAGAATGTTGGGAAAGTTGGGAATCCATGGGAGACGTAGAGGCAGAGATGTTTGATTTAAGGAAACAAAATGAGGAGCATGCTCCAGAAAGAATGACTGAGAACGTTCAAGATTGTCAGGACCAGCACGGTGAAGTAGACATAGAGGAATCTGATGACAGGATGTTTGAGGACAAAGATGAGATGGTTTTTGCATCACACAAGGATGCGAGATGGTCAGAGCAGACAGTAATTGGGCAAGAACATCCGCCAGAGGTGAAGATGTCAGACCaaagaggagaagaaggacaggAGGAGGAACAGGATATCCTTGGAGGAGGAGAGAACAGTCTTGAGACACAGTGGGAGATGGCCTCGGCCAGTGGGGACGAAGACGCCGAGTTTGACAGAATCATCAACAGCATGTTGATGATGACACTGGAGGACATGCAGAAACTAGACCAGCAAAGCAAGGATGCAAAGACAGACAAGGAGTGGAACAAGGACACAAGTGAGACAACCAAGAAGAGGGATGAGGACATGAAGACAGATAAGGACAGCAATGGTGATGCAAGGATGGCCGATGAGAAGGAATACGATACAAATGCAAATGAAGAGAGGAAAGaagacacagacacagacatgAAGACAAAGGGCGATCTAAAGACAGACGACGAGAGGAAAGGAGACACAAAGACAGAACAAAGCAGAAATGAGTATCCAAAGATGGAGCAGGACAGGAACAAGAATGCCGAGACACAGGAGTGGAAAGAAAATGTCAAGACGGATAGTGACAGCAACAAGATTGCAAAGGGAGAGGAGAAGAATGAGGATGAGACAAGTAAAGGAAGGAACAAGGATATGAAGACAGATGCTGAGAAGGAAGAGCATTCAAAGACAGTTGATGAGGACAAGCAGACAGACATAGAAAAGCATAAGGATGCAAAAATCAACACAGAGAGGAAAGACAATACCAAAACATGCAAGGACGGGAACAAGGATAAGAAGAAAGATGATGAAAGGAAAGAAGACACAAAGACAAGTGAGAGGAAGAACGAGGATGTGAAGGCGGAGAAGGACAGACACACGGACCCAAAGACAGACAAGGAGCACAAAGGACTTGCTGACAGACAAGACAAGGAGAAGCTAGACAATGCAAAgacagagaataagaagaaagaagacataAAGACCGATATGGACAGGAGCATGGATGAAAAGTCCAACAATGAGGACAGAAAGACAGACGAGACACAAGATGCAAAAGAGGTCCAAGTGGACCACACGAGCCTGCTTGAAGATCCAAACGCGCAAACTTTTGGAGATTATTGTAAAGCACATGAAAGTGCTGATCTTTCACTCAGTCGTCCATCGAGTCCTTTAACTGATAATAAAGACACAGGCCAGGTCGACAGCAAAATGTCCCCTGATTGTCCAACAGTCGAGGACAAAGAGGACATTGAGGACGTCGAGGAGGGATTCCTGTCACCAGAGGACATCAGAAAT AAATACTCAGCAGCGTCCCTATGCAGCATCACCACTGAGGTTCTGAAGGTGCTCAATGCCACCGAGGAGCTCCTACAGGGGGTAGAGGGCCGGGATAGCCGCCGACCTTCCACTTCTTTTTTGCCTGCCAATGCTGACCCAAAGAAACTGGATCAACACTTCTCCAGCCTGGAAGAGAAA GTGTACGTGGCAGCGGGGTCAGTCTACGGCGTGGAGGCGGAACTTAGCGAATTGGAGGAGCGTGCCAGGGATGTCTCCAGCGCCACGTCCAATATGGAGCTGTCCTTCCTGGAGGAGCAGGTGGCATCGGCCGCCGCTAGAGTTCATCAATCTGAGCTACAG GTCAATGACATCTCAGCCAGGATCGCCGCCCTGCAGAGTGCCGGTCTCAACGTGGACCCACAGTCCCGCGTTGCCAAGACCAGGACGGTCCCAGTCATG CCTCTCACCCTGAGCTCATCCAGACAGCTGAGGAGACGACTGCCTGCGCTCCCACGTCGAG ataacactaaagagatgatcatcgacccaagaacaagggaaaaggagccgcataaacccctgtttattgatgagactgaagtggagagggtgaaaaccttcaagttccttggcacacacatcagcgaggacctcacctggtctcacaacacccaacaagttatcaagaagtcccaaaggaggacttcctga